The window ATATCTTTGTGGCGATTCCATTAGCGTTCCTAGTGGCCGCGTTAGTCGGCTTAGCCCTGGAAAAGAGCGTGATCTGCTACCTCTACGGACGTCCTCTGGAAACGCTGCTGGCAACTTGGGGCGTCAGCCTGATTCTGCGCCAGTTTGTCCGCAGCGTGAATACCGCCATGATTATTGGCATTGTGATCTTCTGTGTTCTGTTCTTTGGGGGGCAGTGGGCGCTGAAAAAATTTGCCGACTGGGATCGAGTCCGACCCTGGGCAATGCCAACGCTGTCTATTCTGTCGAGTGCGATCGCCCTCTTAAGCATGTATTTAATGAACCAGGCCTCCCTTAAATGGTTGACGAGCCTTTGGTTTAGCGCTCGCAACGTAGACGTAACCGCTCCCCCTTGGCTTCGAGGCGGATTGGCGATTGGTAATGGCATTCAGCTTCCCTATGCGCGGGTTTTCATCATTGTATTAACGGCTCTCTGTGTCCTTGGCATCTACTGGTTCTTAAATCGTTCTGCCTGGGGACTCCGCATTCGTTCCGTCACCCAAAACCGGAATATGAGTGCCTGTTTAGGGATCCCAACAGGAACCGTTGATGC of the Synechococcales cyanobacterium T60_A2020_003 genome contains:
- a CDS encoding branched-chain amino acid ABC transporter permease, which codes for MFTQLISSVFDGIGIASVLLIVALGLAIVFGLMGVINLAHGELMMLGAYTTYVVQNVFKQFDSPALMNIYIFVAIPLAFLVAALVGLALEKSVICYLYGRPLETLLATWGVSLILRQFVRSVNTAMIIGIVIFCVLFFGGQWALKKFADWDRVRPWAMPTLSILSSAIALLSMYLMNQASLKWLTSLWFSARNVDVTAPPWLRGGLAIGNGIQLPYARVFIIVLTALCVLGIYWFLNRSAWGLRIRSVTQNRNMSACLGIPTGTVDALTFALGSGLAGIAGFAVTLLGSVGPNLGGNYIVDAFMVVVVGGVGKILGSIVAALAIGVLTYVIGSGTIPLLLSPYPALQPITDFFTFFATTSMAKVMVFALIIVFLQFRPAGIFPQKGRMVDA